The DNA window CAACTGCTTTGGCCGAGGTGGTCCCCGGGCACCAGGCATCAGGCTGGGGGGCTTTGGGCACGTCTCCTGGCAGGGTGGAGGTGCCTGGAGCGGGTATCGAGGATCAGATCCGCCTGTCAAGCAGCTTCCCCTCCACCCATCAcccccctctgctctccccccgccgctcccgTCCTTGGGAGAACACGCCCATCCCCGTGGCCTCGGGGCGGGGAATGCGGGATATAGCCACAGGGCCGGGTCGCAGCTCTAGGCGGGGCCGCTGGCTATCGCGACAGAGTCGAACCGAGGCCACCCGGAGGACCGGGCTGACCCATCCGAGCCCCTGCGGAGTCCGCCCCGACCGTCCCCTGCCCCGACGGAGATGGGGGGTGCGGGGGTGCGGCGTGAGGGGGTGCGGGGAGGCACGAATCGATCCCGCTCACCAAATCAATGATTTCTCGTGTTTCTGCTGGCGAGGGAGAGGcgaggggcagggctgggggggtgggagAACAGACCCCCCCCCCGTCGAGGCGAAACTGCGGGGCAGAGAAGGGGGCTCCCCGTTACCGCCGCTGTCCAAGCGGTTAAAACCTTCATGAGGAAGATGAGGGAGAGCGGCCCCGTTCCGGAaacccccggcagccccccgtGACCCCCCGCCTCACACCCCACATCTCCTTCCCCTTAAAACCTCTTCGCATTTAACGGGGGAACCAGCCGCGACGGGCCGGTGGCAGGCGCCGCTCATCGCCCGCAGAAACCCCGCATCCACCGGGCAGGGGAGGGACCCCGGGAGCGCTGGGCTGGGTCCCGAGCCCCGGTTCCCAACGGGCTGCGGCTCCGCTGTGTCCCGGGAGGACGCGGGTGTCCCATACGTGCCCCGACGGCACCgcgggggtggggagggggaccGGGGGAGGCGACCCGGAGGGAAAGcggggagcggggtgggggaGCTGGATTATGGCTGTTCCGCGGGGAGGGCGTTTATTAtggttattttatattttttttttggaggggtggTGCCGTGCCTGCCCCGGGAAGCAGCCGGTGCCGTCCCCACCGGAGGCTGGCGAGCGgcggtgggtgggtgggtgggtgggatGGGAAAGGGGTGgcgaggagggagggggaggctgGCAGAAATGCTAATTCCTCCCTTCGCTCTCGCCTCGGCAGCCCAGTGCCCGTACGGCCCCGCTCCGGTTCGCAGCTCAGCCCGGAGAGGGGCGGGGAAAGGGGGGGTACGggtggggtgtcccccccctgCTCCTCGCCTCGCCCCTCACCGTCGTGTCCGGGCTGGCGGACGTACCGTCCGCGGAGGCTCCTCCGTGCAACAGGGACGGGGCTCGGGAGGAGGATGCGGAGGACCGGTAACGGCGAGGAGAAGGGCTGCGTGCTGCTTACCGGCACTTAGGAGCGGGTAAGGTGCGGGGTCACCCCCGGTGCGGcaaggtggggaggggggcacggggggaaagggggggaataGGGAAGGAGAGAACTagggagaggcagagaagggaggaagaaaagtggggagaggaagagagaaaaggctggaaggagaaagaatgaaaaaaggaaagcaaaagaaataataggaaaaagagaaattaaagcagagaagaaagaaaacgaGATTTAatttggggcggggggaaggaaaggcatGAAGAAGACgagaaaaagagagtgagaaggGTGGGAAGAGCGGAGGGGAACGGGGGGAAacgggggagaggaggggaagggggaagaggggctgaGAAGGAGCGAGGGATGAGGGGGCGGCTGCCGGGGGGGGGAACGGGCACAGACAATGGGGCGCGGCCCCGCCACCGCCTCTGGCCAGGCGGGGACCGGGAgcggggagaggaggcaggagccCTGAGAGCCCCCTGTGTCCCTTGGCAGGGGGAGATGGCCTCGCTGCTGCCCCTGTGGCTGGTGGCCCTGCTCGGCCTGGCCCGGGCGTGCCCCGAGCCCTGCGCCTGCGTGGACAAGTACGCCCACCAGTTCGCTGACTGCGCCTACAAGGATCTTCAAGTGGTGCCCACGGGTTTGCCCTCCAACGTGACCACCCTCAGCCTCTCGGCCAACAAGATCACCTCGCTGCAGCGGCGTTCCTTCGTGGAGGTGATCCAGGTCACCTCCCTCTGGTTGGCGCACAACGAGATCCGCTCCATCGAACCCGGTACCTTTGCCATCCTGGTGCAGCTGAAAAACCTCGACATCAGCCACAACCAGATCGTGGACTTCCCCTGGCAGGACCTCTACAACCTCAGCGCTCTCCAGCTGCTCAAGATGAACAATAACCACATGGCCCTGGTGCCTCAGGGGGCTTTCCACACCCTGAAGGACCTCCGGTCTCTACGCATCAACAACAACAAGTTCACCACCCTTGCAGAGGGTATCTTCGACTCACTTAGTTCCCTCTCCCACCTCCAGATCTACAACAACCCCTTTGACTGCTCCTGCAAGCTCCAGTGGTTGAAGAAGTGGATGGACAGCACGCTTATCTCCATCCCTGAGAAGGACTCCATCACTTGTGCCCTCCCGGAGCAGCTCCGAGGAGTGCCGGTGGGGAAGATCACAGACGTGCAGTGCACCTCGCCTACCGTGCAGCTCACCTATTACCCCAACCTGGACACCACGGAGCTCTTTGATGGCTTCACCCTGACGCTGCACTGTGCTGTGACGGGCACCCCACCCCCCGAAGTGAGCTGGAAGATCCGCACCTCCAGCCAAACCCTGGAGCTCAATGGGAACCCGAAGGAGAGCGCCGGGAAGGACCTCCCCAAACAGGACCCTGAGCGCTTCTCGGTCTTCAAGAACGGCACGCTGGTGATTCCCCACCTGAGCAAGCGGGAAGAAGGCACCTACACTTGTCTGGCCACCAACGAAATGGGGAGCAACCAGACCTCAGTCAACGTGGCTGTGGCGGGCACCCAGAAATACCCGCTGCAGCCTGGGAGAGACCCGCTGGGGGGTAAAGCACAGCCAGGTGACAAGAAGCCAGGGGCCAAGGGAGCAAAGAACAGTGTTCTCATGCCAGATGAAAGGAACAAACCTCTTGGTCCCACCCGGCAGAGCCAGGCATCCTTGGCAACTGGGACAGAGTCCACAGGAGATGGGCAAGTCCCTTTCCAGCTTCCTCCCTTTGAGAAAAAGTGCGGCTCCACACAAACCAGCAAGTACATTTCCAACCACGCCTTCAACCAGAGCGGGGACTTCAAGCAGCACACGTTCGACCTGGGAGTGATCGCCTTAGATGTGTCAGAGCGCGATGCCCGGGTGCAGCTCACGCCTACCTACATGCAGCCTGAGAAGGTCCACCTCAGGATGCTCTACCTGTGCCAGGAGAGCAGCCAAGGCCACGCCTTAGTCCAGTGGTCCAAGATCGAGGAAGGGGTGAACTCGTACTGGTTCCAGGGCTTGAACCCCAGCACCAACTACTCCGTGTGTCTCACCTACCTGGGGGAGGACTGCCAGGTCCAAGTGGTCTTCACCACCAAAAAAGAGATCCCCTCACTCGTCATCATCGTGGTTGTGAGCATCTTCTTGCTGGTGCTGGCCACCTTACCCCTGATGGGGGCCACGTGGTGTCACCTCCTCTCCAAGTACCAAGGGAAGACCTACAAGCTCATCATGAAGGCCCAGAACCCGGACCAGATGGAGAAGCACATGGCTGCCGACTTCGACCCCCGCGCCTCCTACCTGGAGTCTGAGAAGAATTACAATCCCAGCGAGGTGGGGGAGGTGGACGTGGAGGAAGaagacgaggaggaggaggacgacgGTGAAGGAGGcaggcggaggaggaggagagaagccGAAGGGGATCTGGAGCTGGAGCGAGAGGAGAGCGTGGCAGCCAGTTCCGTGGCGGAGTCACAATCCAAAGCCAACGGCGAGGAGTTCGAGGTTCGCTCCGAGTACAGCGACAAGCTGCCGCTGGGCGCCGAGGCCGTCACCATCTCCCAAGAGATCAACGGCAACTACCGGCAGCGGCCCCGCTGAGCCTCCCCGCACCCCCTCCACCCtccaccccgctccccacctccccccggcaccccctccccatcccctcccggGGCACCGCCGCTGCTTTTCCTCCGAGAAAAGACCGAAGCATCCTCAGCGATGCCTGCCcgtccttcctcctcctcctcttcctcctcccgcAGGCGGCAGGTCCCCGACGGAGGGACTTCGCCCCGGGGATGCTCGATGCGAGCGGGATGTTTCTCCCACGATTTCGTTTCCGTTTGGGTACCGGCGATCCTCACTCCCGGCTCGGCGGCAACATCGCAACGATTCCCGGTCACCCGCCCGCCTCTGCCCTCCGCCCGCCCcgtattttctttccccttaaagaaaaagaacgaaaaaaagagaaaaaacgggtaaaagaaaaaagcccaatatcccaaaacctttttcttttttcttttctggaaacGGTTCAGTCCCCGGTGGGTCCCTGCCGCTCCTCGCTCCGGTCCCGCCGCACCCTCGCTCCCCGGTGAGTCCCCTCCGCTCCCCGCTCCGGTCCTGCCGCTCCCCGGTccggccccgccgagccccggTGCGACCCCCGCCGCGGTCCCTACCGCTCCTCGACGTTaccctccccgctccccgctgcTCCCCTGTGGgtccccgccgctccccggtGTGTGCCCATCGCTCTCCGGTGCATCCCTATTTCCCCCGGTGGGTGCCAAGGTCCCTgccgctccccgccgctgcTCTCCGATCCTCGATGGGTGCCAGGGCTCTCCGGTACGGTCCCTTTCCCGTTGCCCGGTGGGTGCCGGGGCTCCCCGGTGCGCTCCCCGGTGCGCCGTTCAGCACCCGGCGGGGCTGGACAGctccgcgccccccgcccgctccccgggATGGCGGGGGGTGCCCCGATCCCCCCAACCCTGGTCCCGTCCCGACCCCCCGGTCCGGCGGGGCCCCTCGATGTGTGTTGGGTAGAGTAGCCTTGTAGCCAAGTGTCTGTGCCGTAGTCGCGCccgtgctgctggcaggagggggGTCCGGCCCCGGGAGGCGAGGGGTCGCCGCCGCCCCCCACTCCTACTCCGGTCCCCGGGGCCAGCGAGAGCCGCGGGCGCCTTTCTGCGAGCTTCTGTCTGTGAAAGAGTCAATAAAAGGGATTGAAAGTGGAGCCGGGTTTGTGCTTGATGGGGGCGAAGGGGATGGTGCGCTCGGTGTCCCCCCGGGCTCTGCCCAGTACAGCCCAGTACAACCCAGTACAGCCCAGCATGGCTGAAGGGACCCCGAGGAGGTTGGAGATGGTGTGGAGACGCATGGCTGCAGCTACAGGCGAGGCGCACACACACACTATAAATATATctctctatatttttttctccctgtacaCCACGCACACATACAATAtctatatttctgtatttctttatatgcatatttatataaTTCACACCCATACGACATATGTAGCTACACacactatatatatacacatctatGCTGTGTACACTCTTATATATCTACACACACGCTACATATGTGCACAAACAACCGCTGCACACACTCTGCACACACATTTCGTATGTACACAGCCTGTACACACAACATACACACACGTAAATACAGCATTATATGAAAATACAATAACCCAAAGATATTCTATACTCTGTAGACACACTCTCTACAAACTTACtatatagaaaaatacaaacaatattttcccccagcacatacacacactctcCACACACATCCCACTACTCGTACACtatatttatacatatgcaGTAAGAAAACATATGATATAAACATACAATTTGTACAAGCTCTATATAGCTACACACACACAATACATAGGCTCAATATATGTACAAATACACGCTAAACACCCACGCTACCCATGTATACGTGTTCTTTCTCCATGCATGCTCATCCAGTGCTCATCTCCTATACACACCctgtatgtgtgtacatacatgACTATATTCCTGGCACCGTGCcaccctgcagagctgtgccagggaCAGGACAGGGTTAGTGTCACCCTGGTCCCCAAGTTTTCCCAGCCCTGAGACCGGGGGTGCTAAGAAGGTGCTGGGTGGCTTTATGCCCActccccagcccagccgggAGCACTCACCTCTCCTTCCGCTAATGATTTAAGCCCACAATTACGGGGTGAAGATTTAAGGCTGCTTTTGATTGCTTTTCTTATCTGGAGCTACAAAGCCACATGCCCTCCCCGTGTTCCTGCCTGAGAGGCGGCATCCCGTTGTCACATGGGGATGGTCACCCACTCACCAGCACCCACGGGTGGCCCCTGAGACCCCACTGATGCCCCTCGCCCTTCCTAAACGCAGCCTTCGCATCCCCGCAGAGCCCCCCAAAGCAAACACGCGTTTCTCCGCACTCCGGAGAACAGGTTTCTATTTTAAGTCTGCATCTTTCTTCTGCGGCAAGGAGCGTGGGGGGGAGACAGACAAAGCAGGTCGGCAAGCAAAGAGGTGGCGAGGAGGGGGGTGCCCACCCAAATCCCCCAAATGCTGGGAAGCTGAAGCTGCTCCATGGCAGCCCAGGTGTTTGCTCCAGCTTTTAAAACCCCTTGCCAAGCAGGGACTGCCCCTTGTAGACAAATCCCCTTCTGTGGATACACTTATAATTGAGTTTCACGCTTAGAAACATGTAAGGCATAGAAAAAGAACAATCATTTCTGCCTCCATTTAATTAGAGAGTAATAGATTTCCCTGCCTAACGTATCTACAGGGAATCTCGTCGTGATGAGCTACCTACCCACGCTGGATTACTCTGCGATTTGCTCCTTTCCAGGAGGGCACTAATTAGCACCCGATGCCCAAAGGCACAAGAAGGGGTCGGGGATGGATCTCTGCATCTCCCACCCCCTCCATGtccaggaggagttggaaaagGTTTCTCCTGGAAAGGGTTAAAGCATCCAGGCAGGGTGGCTTTGTCCCTCCTAAGGCATTAACCCTTCTGCAGAACCTGCCACCAGCTCGGGGACCTGCCCACACGTGATGGTGACAAGCTCACAGCCGGGCTGTCACACAATTATGGTGTCACCTGAACTGCGGGAAGGCGTCTGGCACCCtctgcccagggcagccctggaATAAAGACACTTTCACACCCCCCATCCCCAAACGATCTCTTATCCCAGATCAAATATTCAAGGGAAAAGAGCATCACCGTGTCCCTCACGGTACGGGTCACCGGCAGCACTACAGCCCTCACCCGCTGAAGGGGTCGAGCCTCGGTGGGGTCACAGGCACAGTCTGGGGTCCCCGTAGAAGTGGTCACCTGGTCCCTGGGTGTGAGTGGGCAGAATTAGGCCTGGTCCTAATGGTCGGGAAGCAACCCCCGTGCTGGCCTTGTCCGTGAGAGCATCACACCCAAGAGGGGCAGTGGCAGCCCCCCCAAATGCCTTGCAAAGCAGGTCCTGACCCCTCCTGGAGAAAATCCCTAGCTCAGCCGGCACGCCTGCATGTCCTGCAGCAGCCACGCTGCGAGCCTGCCTGATGAACCGCTCTAGATTCAAAATAATCCCCTTCTCCCTTGCACGGTGTTATTTTAACCCCAGTCCTGTTCACAGCCTGGCCTCAGCGACGGCTGCGTCAGCGCGAGTGCGAACACAGCGAGCTGTGGCTGGGGTACATAGAGCTGAAGCTCTCCTGGGGGGCTCCACCTACCTCCCTGCTTCACCTTCATCTTGCTCAGGGCCTTTTCCAATGAGGGTCTAGCTTGCTCCGGGGTGGAGGTCCTTGCACCTCTGCAGACGTCTCGGTACTCCCATGCTGAGGGCGATTCACATCACATTGCTCCAACTCCTGCACCACGTAAGGTGGGTTTCCTATCAGAGATGCCCCAGTTTGGCCAGTGGATGAGTATGGGAGGGCAAGGAGCGAGGACGCACTCAGCATCCTGGTCCTGGATGCCCACCTCTGCTTGAGTGGTCTGTCAGGCAGGAGGACAGTGGCTGCAGGATGAACGCTCCATGATctacttttaaaagctttgatCAGCAGTTTATTGCGGGGCAGCGAGATTGTTCTGGGCGATGTCCCTGTATGTCCATGGCTTGTCCTTCTCCCTCCTGAGACCCTCACATAGCTGCTGAGCACCCACccaccctccttccctccttgcaGCGGGGGTATCCTGCTGCCCCCCGAGACCCCAAAGCCTTTCACCCACCTCTCAGAGGCAATCCACCAGCCAGCAGCCTCCCCACATCCTCCAGAAGCCACTTACCCTCAGCCCTGTCCCTTGATATCCCCTGCAAGGGGTGGGACAGGATGGACCTTGAGATGAGGGGTTGGGGTACCCCGAGGAGCAGAGGTTTGGATGCTCCCCAAGGTCTGGGGGCAGAGGTTTGGATGCTCCCCAAGGTCTGGGGGCAGAGGTTTGGGTGCTCCCCGAGGTCTGGGGGCAGAGGTTTGGGTGCTCCCACAGCTTTGGGGGCAGAAGAGGGGGCCGGGCACGGCTGGGCTCCGGGGGGAGGCAGGCGGGCAGAGGAGGGGCCCCCACAGCCGGTTTCCGACAGCGGGAGTGGGTCGGTgccatggaaaacaaaaagggcccgggggacggggaggggaggagaagccCGACGAGGGCCCTGAGAACCAGCGGTCCCATTTTCCTCCCATCTCCGGAGGAGCGAGAGCGACCGGGCTCCATCCCCGTGAAGGTGCCGGTgaagggggcaggaggggccggGAGGGGAACGGGGGGGTCGGGGAGCGCTGGGGCCGGGGAcggaaggagggaaggaaggagggagggagggctggtTATTCACGGCTCTGGTATGCGGCGTGCCGGCCCCGCTCTCACCGCCCCCGGGCTGCCtcggcccgccccggcccggggggcAGCGAGCGAGGCGGCGGGCAGAGGTAACGGCACCCCCGGGGAGGGATGCTGGCGGTGGAGGGGAGggttggggtgggagggaggtggggcGGAGGAGCTGGGGAGCTCAAGTGGTGCGGGAACCCCTCCACGGTGCCATTCTGGGGGTgtacccccccagccctgctccccctgcatccccccagcTTGGGTGGAGTGATGGGGATCTTCCCCCTGCAAGCCGGGACCTCTGCCTCGCCGGGCAGGTGGGGGTGGGACCCCAAAAAACACCACTCAGGGGTTTGACATGCATCACCCAAGGCGTACCCCTCCCCACTGGTGGGCTTTCACCCCTCGAGCCCTCAGGGATCCTTCCCCACCCCTTGaaccccagccctggggtggTCTATCCCTGCAGGATAGGACCCTTTGTGTCCACTTttgcgcccccccccccccccccccctccttctctGGCTTTTGTAACATCAAGCTCCCCCTTAGTTGTAGTGCAGGGTTTTTCAGGCTCTCCCTTGCCAATAAAACATCTTCCCCCCCTGCTCTAAATGACAGGGTTGGGGACTGGAAGGAGCAGCAAAACTTGCCTACAAGGCAGAGACAAAGGGGTCTGGGTGCCAGCTCCTCGCAGAGCAGCAGTTAACCTCTTCCCTGGTGGGACACAGCTTCCAGCCGCTGGGATGCCAGCGTGCACAGTTCCCTTTGCGAGGCAagaagaaggggaggaaggagttagctcagaaatatttcactctAAAGAATTTCAGAAGCCAGGGACCCCACACTCTCTTGCTGAGAAAAAGCACTtgagaagctgttttttttccatgacatggaaaaaaatatggagatGGGG is part of the Nyctibius grandis isolate bNycGra1 chromosome 11, bNycGra1.pri, whole genome shotgun sequence genome and encodes:
- the ISLR2 gene encoding immunoglobulin superfamily containing leucine-rich repeat protein 2 is translated as MASLLPLWLVALLGLARACPEPCACVDKYAHQFADCAYKDLQVVPTGLPSNVTTLSLSANKITSLQRRSFVEVIQVTSLWLAHNEIRSIEPGTFAILVQLKNLDISHNQIVDFPWQDLYNLSALQLLKMNNNHMALVPQGAFHTLKDLRSLRINNNKFTTLAEGIFDSLSSLSHLQIYNNPFDCSCKLQWLKKWMDSTLISIPEKDSITCALPEQLRGVPVGKITDVQCTSPTVQLTYYPNLDTTELFDGFTLTLHCAVTGTPPPEVSWKIRTSSQTLELNGNPKESAGKDLPKQDPERFSVFKNGTLVIPHLSKREEGTYTCLATNEMGSNQTSVNVAVAGTQKYPLQPGRDPLGGKAQPGDKKPGAKGAKNSVLMPDERNKPLGPTRQSQASLATGTESTGDGQVPFQLPPFEKKCGSTQTSKYISNHAFNQSGDFKQHTFDLGVIALDVSERDARVQLTPTYMQPEKVHLRMLYLCQESSQGHALVQWSKIEEGVNSYWFQGLNPSTNYSVCLTYLGEDCQVQVVFTTKKEIPSLVIIVVVSIFLLVLATLPLMGATWCHLLSKYQGKTYKLIMKAQNPDQMEKHMAADFDPRASYLESEKNYNPSEVGEVDVEEEDEEEEDDGEGGRRRRRREAEGDLELEREESVAASSVAESQSKANGEEFEVRSEYSDKLPLGAEAVTISQEINGNYRQRPR